A stretch of the Camarhynchus parvulus chromosome 4, STF_HiC, whole genome shotgun sequence genome encodes the following:
- the LOC115903710 gene encoding uncharacterized protein LOC115903710 — protein sequence MAAGGRAPLPGLSPVRGQSAGTAASARVTQSLPPPRPSERALQRRTRPGSQERGQSPRLGSSAGRQRAVPSGQDKSSNSSHLCQKLWCLSSQRQEASAAGVCAGGLWSCPCCGSAGTRGNVVPELWPIRLRFPLGKQNSLWAEEKTSQQRQIAMEARVVFGAGSAESCVCLCCHSLTTGTWNSLGKGIGGISDAPVRRTQTHSHSA from the exons ATGGCGGCCGGTGGCAGGGCGCCGCTCCCCGGCCTGAGCCCCGTGAGGGGACAGAGCGCTGGGACAGCCGCCTCAGCCCGGGTCACCCAGTCCCTGCCGCCCCCGCGTCCCTCGGAGCGCGCCCTGCAGCGCAGAACGCGGCCTGGGAGCCAGGAGCGGGGACAATCCCCTCGGCTCGGCAGCAGCGCCGGGAGGCAGCGGGCGGTGCCCTCAG gGCAGGACAAATCATCAAACTCCTCCCATCTTTGCCAAAAGCTTTGGTGTTTAAGCAGCCAAAGGCAAGAGGCTTCAGCAGCAGGGGTCTGCGCTGGAGGGCTCTGGTCCTGCCCGTGCTGTGG GTCAGCAGGAACAAGGGGGAATGTGGTGCCAGAGCTGTGGCCCATCAGGCTGCGTTTCCCTCTGGGAAAGCAGAACAGTCTCTGGGCTGAG GAGAAAACCTCCCAGCAGAGACAGATTGCAATGGAGGCCAGAGTTGTGTTtggagcagggagtgctgaGAGCTGcgtctgcctgtgctgccacagcctgaCCACAGGCACAtggaacagcctgggaaaagggattggGGGCATTTCTGATGCCCCAGTGAGAAGAACACAAACTCACAGCCATTCAGCCTGA